One genomic segment of Chitinophagales bacterium includes these proteins:
- a CDS encoding 3'-5' exonuclease — MQPIPLEQFLVIDIETVPQTKTFELLSETLQQLWEHKHQMLKIEHETSAESFEKRAGIYAEFGKIICISVGYFHKQGSEFQFRVKSFFGDDEAAILHDFSALLSKKKAIVFSGHNIKEFDIPYLCRRMLIHKMKLPPVLDFSGRKPWEVSSIDTLHLWRFGDYKNYTSLKLLAAVLQIPSPKEDIEGKDVARVYWVESNLNRIAAYCQRDVVTVARLLLRFRNEQFELTDAQLVFV; from the coding sequence ATGCAACCTATCCCACTCGAGCAATTTTTGGTAATAGATATTGAAACGGTACCTCAAACCAAAACATTTGAATTGTTGAGCGAAACCTTGCAGCAACTTTGGGAGCACAAGCACCAAATGCTGAAAATAGAGCATGAAACATCCGCAGAAAGTTTTGAAAAACGTGCCGGAATTTATGCTGAGTTCGGGAAAATAATTTGTATTTCGGTTGGTTATTTTCATAAGCAGGGAAGCGAGTTTCAGTTTAGGGTGAAATCGTTTTTTGGCGATGATGAAGCCGCTATTTTGCACGATTTTTCAGCATTGCTGAGTAAAAAGAAGGCTATTGTTTTTAGCGGGCACAACATTAAGGAGTTTGATATTCCGTATTTGTGCAGGCGTATGCTTATACATAAAATGAAACTGCCTCCGGTACTAGATTTTTCGGGAAGAAAACCGTGGGAAGTATCGAGTATAGATACCCTCCACTTATGGCGTTTTGGCGATTACAAGAACTATACTTCACTTAAATTGTTGGCGGCAGTATTGCAAATACCTTCACCAAAAGAAGATATTGAAGGTAAAGATGTGGCGCGGGTTTATTGGGTAGAAAGTAACTTGAATCGAATTGCAGCATATTGCCAGCGCGATGTGGTAACAGTTGCCAGGCTATTGCTGCGTTTTAGAAACGAGCAGTTTGAATTAACCGATGCTCAATTGGTGTTTGTGTAG
- a CDS encoding gliding motility-associated C-terminal domain-containing protein, with protein sequence MMKNFFTLSSFLLAYNILCSQDVTVPGSGSCNGGAVNGTWTVPCTVTSVTIEVYGGGGGGGGSSDGSNGGVFCKENKGGGGGGGGGYSTITINVTPGSAFTYSVGSGGCGGGGAGECSNGDNGNDGNRTTFSGTDANGTAISLIANGGQGGRRGNSGSGGASGGPSAGGTASGGSTNQTGTGGAAAQPKGSYVGGAGGAAAGPNGGVGGTAGASANGGPGGQYGGGAGGGAGSNDQGGGAGGRGGLLITYGNTIPPATAPTISSTPPTCLNPGSSTISNYASGITYVFTPTGPTVGAGGAITGMVTGTSYTVVAGTGACASPPSASFSNAPASAPPAVPTTTSIPPSCGADGSTTISNYNASYTYTFTPAGPSVGAGGAITGMTVGTSYTVTASDGSCNSTASTSFSNAAQLAAPATPTITATPPTCAVPGSSAIGNYVATNTYTFTPAGPTVGAGGAITGMTIGTSYTVVTNDGTCNSLASVSFSNAATTPPPVAPTITTTPPTCSADGSSTVSNYVATYTYTFTPTGPTVGAGGAITGMTAGTSYTVSASDGTCNSSASTAFSNAAQLAAPATPTITATPPTCMADGSSTISNYVATNTYTFTPVGPTVGAGGAITGMTVGTSYTVETNDGTCPSQPSTAFSNTAATTPPVAPTITTTPSTCAADGSSTIDNYNAAYTYTFTPVGPSVGAAGVVTGATAGTSYTVIANDGSCNSQPSASFSNSAQLPAPIVSVSGALSYCIGANTTLTANGGAGYVWNDAGNSTTASITVTQGSYTVTASDANGCTATATATVTESTPPTITFSGALSYCSGNNTTVTANGGTGYTWSNGATTAANTVTQGTYTVTVSNAAGCTNVDNVTITEDPTPVAAFTYQATCAGEEVLFTNQSTGASTYAWSFGNNASSTDLNPSTTYTTGGTYSVTLVATEQNCSNTVTQSVTVSNKPVADFSAEKLRLLQLEEPLILHNNSTGATNWLWTFGDSTTSGEFEPTHIYQSKGVYSVTLVAFNVGGCADTLTKTAWVTVTERPALYVPNLFSPNDDGSNDIFKIEGGGFKKLELKIFNRWGEKIFETENAAFGWDGYVGGEKAEPGIYVYHLSVTYETLNTQKISGTIILMR encoded by the coding sequence ATGATGAAAAACTTTTTTACACTTTCTTCTTTCTTATTAGCCTACAACATATTATGCTCACAAGACGTTACTGTACCAGGCTCAGGTTCTTGCAATGGTGGAGCTGTTAATGGTACATGGACTGTCCCTTGCACCGTTACATCAGTTACCATAGAAGTATATGGTGGTGGTGGTGGTGGTGGTGGTAGTTCCGATGGTTCAAACGGAGGTGTTTTCTGCAAAGAAAACAAAGGCGGTGGCGGTGGCGGTGGCGGTGGCTATAGCACCATCACCATCAATGTAACTCCAGGTTCTGCTTTTACCTATAGCGTAGGCTCAGGAGGATGTGGCGGTGGCGGTGCTGGTGAATGCAGCAATGGCGATAATGGAAATGATGGAAACAGAACCACTTTTTCCGGTACAGACGCAAACGGAACAGCCATTAGCTTAATTGCCAATGGCGGACAAGGAGGAAGAAGAGGCAATAGCGGCAGTGGTGGCGCCTCTGGCGGCCCCTCTGCAGGAGGAACAGCATCAGGTGGCTCCACCAACCAAACAGGAACAGGTGGTGCGGCCGCACAACCTAAAGGTTCATATGTAGGTGGTGCAGGTGGTGCGGCTGCAGGCCCCAATGGTGGTGTAGGCGGTACAGCAGGAGCCAGTGCCAATGGAGGCCCCGGTGGGCAATATGGCGGTGGCGCAGGCGGTGGCGCAGGAAGCAACGACCAAGGTGGTGGTGCAGGTGGCAGGGGCGGTCTTTTAATTACATACGGAAACACAATACCTCCGGCAACAGCACCAACTATTTCTTCTACCCCTCCTACTTGCCTAAACCCAGGTAGCAGCACCATCAGCAACTATGCCAGTGGCATCACTTATGTATTTACCCCTACCGGACCTACTGTTGGAGCAGGGGGGGCTATTACAGGTATGGTAACAGGAACAAGCTACACCGTAGTTGCCGGCACCGGTGCGTGTGCTTCTCCTCCTAGTGCTTCTTTTAGCAATGCCCCGGCCTCTGCCCCTCCGGCAGTGCCAACTACAACATCAATACCACCCTCTTGTGGTGCGGATGGCAGCACTACCATTAGCAACTACAATGCCTCATACACTTATACCTTTACACCTGCAGGTCCATCTGTAGGTGCAGGCGGTGCTATTACAGGTATGACTGTTGGCACAAGCTATACTGTAACTGCAAGCGATGGCAGTTGCAACTCTACAGCCAGCACCTCTTTCAGCAATGCAGCACAATTAGCTGCTCCTGCAACACCTACTATTACAGCTACTCCTCCTACATGTGCTGTACCGGGCAGCAGTGCCATTGGTAACTATGTAGCAACCAATACTTATACTTTCACTCCGGCAGGACCTACTGTGGGTGCAGGTGGTGCTATTACAGGCATGACAATCGGTACTTCTTATACTGTAGTAACAAACGATGGCACTTGTAATTCCTTGGCAAGCGTATCTTTTAGCAATGCAGCAACAACACCTCCTCCCGTGGCTCCAACTATTACTACTACTCCGCCTACCTGCTCAGCAGATGGCAGCAGTACTGTTAGCAATTACGTAGCTACCTATACCTATACTTTTACACCAACAGGGCCTACCGTAGGTGCAGGTGGTGCTATTACAGGTATGACGGCAGGAACTAGCTATACCGTATCTGCAAGCGATGGCACTTGCAACTCCTCTGCTAGCACCGCTTTCAGCAATGCTGCACAATTAGCCGCCCCGGCCACACCTACTATTACCGCTACTCCTCCTACTTGTATGGCAGATGGCAGCAGCACTATTAGTAATTATGTTGCTACAAACACCTATACATTCACTCCTGTAGGTCCTACCGTGGGTGCAGGCGGAGCCATCACCGGAATGACGGTGGGCACAAGCTATACTGTAGAAACAAATGATGGCACTTGCCCTTCGCAGCCAAGTACTGCTTTTAGCAACACGGCTGCAACCACACCTCCGGTTGCCCCAACCATTACTACCACACCTTCTACTTGCGCAGCTGACGGCAGCAGCACTATAGACAATTACAATGCTGCTTATACCTATACCTTTACACCCGTGGGACCTTCAGTAGGCGCAGCCGGTGTAGTAACTGGCGCAACAGCCGGAACCAGCTATACAGTAATAGCGAATGACGGCAGTTGCAATTCGCAACCAAGTGCGTCTTTTAGTAATAGTGCACAATTACCTGCTCCTATAGTAAGCGTAAGCGGAGCATTAAGCTACTGCATTGGTGCCAATACTACCTTAACTGCCAATGGTGGTGCGGGATATGTTTGGAACGATGCCGGCAATAGCACCACTGCTAGTATTACTGTAACGCAAGGTTCTTATACTGTAACCGCTTCTGACGCTAATGGATGCACTGCTACTGCTACTGCTACCGTAACAGAATCTACACCTCCAACTATTACTTTTAGCGGAGCATTAAGCTACTGTAGCGGCAACAACACTACCGTAACAGCCAATGGCGGCACCGGATACACTTGGAGCAACGGGGCCACTACAGCAGCCAATACTGTTACACAAGGCACTTACACCGTAACAGTAAGTAATGCCGCAGGTTGTACTAATGTAGATAACGTAACTATAACTGAAGATCCAACGCCCGTTGCAGCATTTACCTACCAAGCTACCTGTGCAGGCGAAGAAGTATTGTTTACCAACCAATCTACCGGAGCCAGCACTTATGCATGGAGTTTTGGCAACAATGCTTCATCAACAGATTTGAATCCATCTACTACCTATACCACCGGAGGCACTTATAGCGTAACACTTGTTGCTACCGAACAGAACTGTAGCAATACCGTTACACAATCTGTAACAGTTTCAAACAAACCTGTAGCCGATTTTTCTGCAGAAAAACTAAGACTTCTGCAGCTTGAAGAACCTTTGATACTACATAACAACAGTACCGGAGCAACCAATTGGCTTTGGACTTTTGGCGACAGCACCACTTCAGGTGAATTTGAACCCACACATATTTACCAAAGCAAAGGTGTGTATAGCGTAACTCTTGTGGCATTTAATGTTGGTGGCTGTGCCGATACACTTACTAAAACAGCATGGGTAACTGTAACTGAAAGACCTGCTTTGTATGTTCCTAACTTGTTTTCACCAAACGATGATGGCTCTAACGACATCTTTAAAATTGAAGGTGGCGGCTTTAAAAAATTGGAATTGAAAATATTCAACCGCTGGGGCGAAAAAATATTTGAAACCGAAAATGCTGCTTTCGGTTGGGATGGCTATGTTGGCGGAGAGAAAGCAGAGCCGGGCATTTATGTTTACCACCTGAGTGTAACCTACGAAACATTGAATACCCAAAAAATTTCGGGAACAATTATACTCATGCGCTAA
- a CDS encoding NAD+ synthase — protein MKITLAQLNFHVGNFESNTAKIIAASKQAVAAGADLIVFSELSICGYPARDFLNYPHFIAQCQQALQQIANANINIGILVGAPVPNTVPQGKDLYNAAVFIHEGVIKQVFHKTLLPTYDVFDEYRYFEPNRNFELLHFKGKKIAVTICEDIWNVGNENPLYTIAPLDELASLQPDFIVNLSASPFSYLQHEERLKVVQANVQRYGIPMVYVNQIGAQTELIFDGGSMVMQTNGNIGTQLPFFKEAIQTITLTENGSHFSELLDNSHSTIERIYNALVLGIRDYFTKLGFNKAILGLSGGIDSAVVLCLAVEALGKENVMNLLLPSQFSSQHSIDDALQLCSNLGVAHETISIQPVFDTLRQQTLPFFQNLPFNIAEENMQARSRGILLMAFSNKLGYILLNTTNKSEAAVGYGTLYGDMCGGLSVLGDVYKTQVYALAHYINRSKEIIPQNIIQKAPSAELRPNQKDADSLPDYSLLDKVLTAYIEDCKGIDQILKDGFDETVVKRILRMVNMNEWKRFQAPPVLRVSPKAFGIGRRMPIEGKYLS, from the coding sequence ATGAAGATAACGTTAGCGCAACTTAATTTTCATGTTGGAAACTTTGAATCCAATACTGCAAAAATTATAGCCGCATCTAAACAGGCAGTTGCTGCCGGAGCCGACTTAATTGTATTCAGCGAATTGAGCATTTGCGGCTATCCGGCACGTGATTTTTTAAACTATCCGCACTTTATTGCTCAATGCCAGCAAGCATTACAGCAGATTGCCAATGCCAACATCAATATTGGCATTTTAGTTGGTGCACCCGTGCCCAATACGGTTCCTCAAGGAAAGGATTTATACAATGCTGCAGTATTTATTCACGAAGGAGTAATTAAACAAGTGTTTCATAAAACACTATTGCCTACTTACGATGTATTTGATGAATACAGGTACTTTGAGCCAAACCGAAACTTTGAATTACTTCACTTTAAAGGCAAAAAAATTGCAGTTACCATTTGTGAAGATATTTGGAATGTAGGCAATGAAAATCCTCTTTACACCATTGCTCCTTTAGATGAATTGGCATCTTTGCAACCCGATTTTATAGTAAACCTTTCTGCATCACCCTTTTCTTATTTGCAACACGAAGAGCGGCTAAAAGTGGTGCAAGCAAACGTACAGCGTTATGGCATTCCAATGGTGTATGTAAACCAAATTGGAGCACAAACCGAATTGATTTTTGATGGTGGCAGTATGGTAATGCAAACCAATGGGAATATTGGCACACAGCTTCCGTTTTTTAAAGAAGCTATTCAAACTATAACACTTACCGAAAACGGCAGCCATTTCTCCGAACTGTTGGATAACAGCCATTCAACTATTGAACGCATATACAATGCATTGGTACTTGGTATCCGTGATTACTTTACCAAACTTGGTTTCAACAAAGCAATTTTAGGGCTAAGTGGAGGCATAGACTCAGCAGTGGTGCTCTGTTTAGCAGTAGAGGCGCTAGGAAAAGAAAACGTAATGAATCTTCTCCTGCCTTCACAATTTTCTTCGCAACATTCTATTGACGATGCACTTCAACTATGTTCTAATTTAGGTGTGGCTCATGAAACTATTTCAATTCAACCTGTATTTGATACCCTTAGGCAGCAGACACTGCCTTTCTTCCAAAACCTACCTTTTAATATTGCCGAAGAAAATATGCAAGCTCGCTCCAGAGGTATTTTACTCATGGCTTTCAGCAATAAACTAGGCTATATTTTGCTCAACACTACCAATAAGAGTGAAGCTGCCGTTGGCTACGGAACGCTGTATGGCGATATGTGTGGAGGGCTAAGCGTGCTGGGCGATGTATATAAAACCCAAGTGTATGCATTGGCGCATTATATCAATCGTTCAAAGGAAATTATTCCACAAAATATTATTCAGAAAGCACCTTCGGCCGAGTTACGCCCTAACCAAAAAGATGCTGATTCTTTGCCCGATTACAGCCTACTCGATAAGGTTTTAACTGCTTATATTGAAGATTGTAAAGGCATAGATCAAATATTGAAAGATGGATTTGATGAAACTGTGGTAAAACGTATTTTACGCATGGTAAACATGAATGAATGGAAGCGATTTCAAGCGCCTCCGGTACTGCGTGTATCACCAAAAGCATTCGGCATTGGCAGAAGAATGCCTATTGAAGGAAAGTATCTTTCCTAA
- a CDS encoding ComF family protein: MKATLHRYFQDLLQIVYPNVCLSCGNQLSFQQDFICTTCLHTLPFTNYWEQTANPMEQHLWGRFAFERATALFYFEKLSGVQSLLHELKYRHQKELGIFLGTLLGEKMKAAMHCQFDYIIPVPLHKQKEKQRGYNQAMLFAQGLATALKCQANAHFIVRKQATETQTHKNLFQRLDNVATVFELNNATQLENKHVLLVDDVLTTGATIEACALQLNQVKNLRLSIATIAVA; this comes from the coding sequence ATGAAAGCAACCCTACACCGCTACTTTCAAGATTTGCTGCAAATCGTATATCCCAATGTGTGCTTATCATGCGGCAATCAACTTTCATTTCAACAAGACTTTATTTGCACCACTTGCTTACACACACTACCGTTTACCAACTACTGGGAGCAAACAGCAAACCCAATGGAACAGCACCTCTGGGGACGATTTGCCTTTGAACGAGCCACTGCACTTTTCTACTTTGAAAAACTAAGTGGTGTACAAAGTTTGCTGCACGAACTAAAGTATCGCCACCAAAAAGAACTGGGTATTTTCTTAGGCACACTATTGGGTGAAAAAATGAAAGCAGCCATGCACTGCCAATTTGATTACATAATCCCTGTACCACTTCATAAACAGAAAGAAAAACAACGAGGCTACAACCAAGCCATGCTATTTGCCCAAGGTTTAGCAACTGCTTTAAAATGCCAAGCCAATGCACACTTTATTGTAAGAAAACAAGCAACCGAAACCCAAACGCACAAAAACTTATTTCAACGGTTAGATAATGTGGCAACCGTATTTGAACTAAACAACGCCACTCAACTCGAAAATAAACATGTGCTGCTCGTAGATGATGTACTTACCACCGGAGCCACCATAGAAGCCTGCGCACTACAATTAAACCAAGTGAAAAACCTAAGGCTCAGCATTGCCACCATTGCAGTAGCTTAA
- a CDS encoding alpha/beta hydrolase, producing the protein MKQKLLLLHGALGSAEQLFPLRDILEPHFDIMVYTFNHHGKKAVHQQAFTIETLARELSDFLREQITEPIPVFGYSMGGYVALWIAAKEPELFSKVITLGTKVNWNPATAEHETKFLQPQKIEEKVPSFAAYLLQLHGSNWKQLVKSTATMMHTLAQQHLTHNDLKQISQPVLMCLGDGDNMVTKEETQNATLSLPNGKFHLLENTVHPIEKVNHHLISQTINAFLN; encoded by the coding sequence GTGAAACAAAAATTGCTTTTACTGCACGGAGCATTGGGTTCTGCCGAGCAACTTTTTCCACTGCGCGATATACTAGAACCTCACTTTGATATTATGGTTTACACCTTTAACCATCACGGAAAAAAGGCTGTACACCAACAAGCCTTTACCATAGAAACTTTAGCCCGCGAACTCTCTGATTTTTTACGCGAACAAATTACAGAACCTATACCCGTTTTTGGTTACAGCATGGGCGGCTACGTGGCTCTTTGGATTGCTGCAAAAGAACCCGAACTATTTTCTAAAGTAATTACACTCGGCACAAAAGTAAATTGGAATCCCGCTACTGCCGAGCACGAAACCAAATTTTTGCAACCTCAAAAGATAGAAGAAAAAGTTCCGTCCTTTGCTGCTTACTTATTGCAACTGCATGGCAGCAACTGGAAACAGTTGGTTAAAAGTACCGCAACCATGATGCACACCTTAGCCCAGCAGCACCTTACGCACAACGATTTAAAACAAATTTCCCAACCTGTTTTAATGTGCTTAGGCGATGGCGACAATATGGTTACCAAAGAAGAAACACAAAACGCCACTCTCTCACTACCCAATGGAAAATTCCACTTGCTTGAAAATACCGTACATCCCATAGAAAAAGTAAACCATCACTTAATTTCACAAACAATAAATGCTTTCTTAAATTAG
- a CDS encoding HEAT repeat domain-containing protein yields MTIEQVFEDKALKAKAKVATLGEWLLSKELLVEELLAYAEKQKATNKATCIEAIEYATKKDLAIASEALLLYVTKALKDSEPRVKWESAKVIGNIAKSFPAKLEACVPNLLLNATHTGTVVRWATAYALAEILKLKTTINPKLLPKIEELCEQEEDNGVKKKYAEALKMVKK; encoded by the coding sequence ATGACAATTGAACAAGTATTTGAAGACAAAGCGCTAAAGGCCAAGGCAAAAGTTGCTACACTTGGCGAATGGCTCCTTAGTAAAGAATTATTGGTAGAAGAGTTGTTGGCTTATGCCGAAAAGCAGAAAGCAACCAATAAAGCCACATGCATTGAGGCAATAGAATATGCCACCAAAAAGGATTTGGCTATTGCCAGCGAAGCCTTGCTGCTGTATGTAACCAAAGCATTAAAAGATAGCGAACCCCGCGTAAAATGGGAGAGTGCAAAGGTAATAGGCAATATAGCCAAAAGCTTTCCGGCAAAGTTAGAGGCGTGTGTGCCAAATTTATTGCTTAATGCCACACATACAGGTACAGTAGTTCGCTGGGCTACGGCATACGCATTGGCAGAAATTCTAAAATTGAAAACAACGATAAACCCAAAGCTATTGCCTAAAATTGAAGAACTGTGTGAGCAAGAAGAAGATAATGGTGTAAAGAAAAAGTATGCAGAGGCTCTAAAAATGGTGAAGAAATAA